The proteins below are encoded in one region of Bacteroides uniformis:
- a CDS encoding DUF5056 domain-containing protein: MMENDDKLLTSFFAEHRQEIADNGFSRRVLRHLPDRSRHLAQIWTAFCFTLALVLFVSLDGVQLILDTLRETFDTAIRSGASELDPKSLIIAGVVLLYFGYRKISSMA; this comes from the coding sequence ATGATGGAAAATGATGATAAACTCCTGACTTCATTCTTTGCCGAACACCGGCAGGAAATAGCCGATAACGGGTTCAGCCGCCGCGTACTGCGACATCTGCCCGACCGTAGCCGCCACTTGGCGCAGATATGGACAGCATTCTGCTTTACTCTGGCCCTCGTACTGTTCGTCTCCCTCGACGGAGTGCAGCTGATACTGGACACCTTGCGCGAAACCTTCGATACTGCCATCCGGAGCGGAGCTTCGGAGCTTGACCCCAAGTCGTTAATCATTGCCGGAGTGGTATTGCTCTATTTCGGTTACCGCAAGATTTCATCTATGGCATAG
- the cls gene encoding cardiolipin synthase — MRKILFIILFVFSIGNAGAQATSDSIVMNYLKEMGAPVTYNNEVKLLMTGHDKFVDLFENIRHARHHIHLEYFNFRNDSIANALFSLLAEKVKEGVEVRAMFDAFGNWSNNQPLKERHLKSIRAQGIEIVKFDPITFPWVNHAIHRDHRKIVVIDGKIGYTGGMNIADYYINGLPKIGKWHDMHIHLEGDAVRYLQGIFLTMWNRETGQHVGGPAYFPDTQQLPDSIAEEIAIVDRTPRETPRSISHAYAASIQAAQKSIRIVNPYFVPTKSIRKAIKNALKKGTEVEIMIPAVSDIAFTPDASFYIAHKLMKKGAKIYLFNGGFHHSKIMMVDSTFCTVGTANLNSRSLRYDYETNAFIFDPKTTNELNAMFERDVQNSTLLTPEVWKKRSGWKKFVGWVGNLMTPFL, encoded by the coding sequence TTGAGAAAGATTCTATTCATCATATTATTCGTTTTTTCTATTGGGAATGCCGGGGCGCAAGCAACAAGCGATTCCATCGTCATGAATTACTTGAAGGAAATGGGCGCCCCCGTCACTTATAACAATGAAGTGAAATTGCTGATGACCGGCCATGACAAGTTCGTCGATCTCTTCGAGAATATCCGCCATGCCCGGCATCATATCCATTTGGAATACTTCAACTTCCGCAACGACTCCATAGCCAATGCCTTGTTCAGCCTTCTGGCAGAGAAAGTCAAGGAGGGAGTTGAAGTCCGCGCCATGTTCGATGCCTTCGGCAACTGGTCCAACAACCAACCATTGAAAGAACGCCATCTGAAATCCATCCGCGCCCAAGGCATCGAAATCGTTAAGTTCGATCCTATCACTTTTCCCTGGGTGAATCATGCCATACACCGCGACCATCGGAAAATAGTAGTGATTGACGGCAAGATAGGTTATACCGGCGGCATGAACATTGCCGACTACTACATCAACGGATTGCCTAAAATCGGTAAATGGCACGATATGCACATACATCTTGAAGGAGATGCCGTGCGCTATCTGCAGGGCATCTTCCTGACCATGTGGAACCGGGAAACGGGACAACACGTAGGTGGACCTGCCTACTTCCCGGATACTCAGCAACTGCCCGACAGTATTGCCGAAGAAATAGCCATCGTGGACCGCACGCCACGCGAAACACCACGCTCCATCAGCCATGCCTATGCAGCTTCCATACAAGCCGCACAGAAGAGCATCCGAATCGTGAATCCTTATTTCGTTCCGACCAAATCAATCCGCAAGGCAATCAAGAACGCACTGAAAAAAGGTACTGAAGTGGAAATCATGATACCTGCCGTGTCGGACATAGCCTTTACTCCGGATGCCTCATTCTACATAGCACACAAGCTGATGAAGAAAGGAGCCAAGATATATCTCTTCAACGGCGGCTTCCACCATTCCAAGATAATGATGGTAGACAGCACTTTCTGCACGGTGGGTACTGCCAATCTCAACAGCCGCAGCCTGCGCTATGACTACGAGACAAACGCTTTCATCTTCGACCCCAAGACCACCAATGAGCTGAATGCCATGTTCGAACGGGACGTGCAAAACAGTACGCTACTCACTCCCGAAGTCTGGAAAAAGCGTTCCGGATGGAAGAAATTCGTAGGCTGGGTGGGAAACCTGATGACCCCCTTCCTCTAA
- a CDS encoding thymidylate synthase: MKQYLDLLNRVLTEGVEKSDRTGTGTISVFGHQMRFNMDEGFPCLTTKKLHLKSIIYELLWFLQGDTNVKYLQDNGVRIWNEWADENGDLGHIYGYQWRSWPNYKGGFIDQISEAVETIKHNPDSRRIIVSAWNVGDLDNMNLPPCHAFFQFYVANGRLSLQLYQRSADIFLGVPFNIASYALLLQMMAQVTGLKAGDFIHTLGDAHIYLNHLEQVKLQLSREPRDLPQMRINPDVKNIFDFKFEDFELVNYNPHPHIAGKVSV; this comes from the coding sequence ATGAAACAATATTTAGACCTGCTGAACCGCGTACTGACCGAAGGCGTAGAGAAAAGCGACCGTACGGGTACCGGCACCATCAGCGTATTCGGCCACCAGATGCGTTTCAACATGGATGAAGGCTTCCCCTGCCTTACTACCAAGAAGCTACATCTGAAATCAATCATATACGAACTGCTATGGTTCCTCCAAGGAGACACCAATGTGAAATATCTTCAGGACAACGGTGTACGTATCTGGAACGAATGGGCGGACGAAAACGGTGACCTGGGACATATTTACGGGTATCAATGGCGCTCCTGGCCGAACTATAAAGGTGGATTCATCGACCAAATCAGCGAAGCTGTAGAAACCATCAAGCACAATCCCGACTCACGCCGGATTATAGTCAGCGCATGGAATGTAGGTGATTTGGACAACATGAACCTCCCTCCCTGCCACGCCTTCTTCCAGTTCTATGTCGCCAACGGACGGCTGAGCCTACAACTGTATCAGCGTAGTGCGGACATTTTTTTAGGAGTGCCCTTCAACATTGCTTCCTATGCCCTGCTCCTGCAGATGATGGCGCAAGTCACCGGACTGAAAGCCGGAGATTTCATCCATACCTTAGGAGATGCTCACATCTATCTGAACCATTTGGAGCAGGTAAAACTCCAACTATCTCGTGAACCGCGGGATTTGCCGCAGATGAGAATCAATCCGGATGTGAAAAACATCTTCGACTTCAAGTTCGAGGATTTTGAGTTGGTCAACTATAACCCGCATCCGCATATTGCAGGAAAAGTGTCAGTATAA
- a CDS encoding dihydrofolate reductase — translation MISIIAAVDRKRGIGYQNRLLFWLPNDLKRFKALTTGNTIIMGRKTFESLPKGALPNRRNVVLSTQKDLICPGTEVFPSLEEALSSCQPDEHVYIIGGASVYRQALPFADTLCLTEVDAEAPQVDAYFPEVAPTVWQEKSRESHPADEKHPCPYAFVDYIRR, via the coding sequence ATGATTAGTATTATTGCTGCAGTAGACAGAAAGAGAGGTATCGGCTATCAGAACCGGTTGTTATTCTGGCTTCCCAATGATTTGAAGCGTTTCAAAGCCCTCACCACGGGAAATACCATCATCATGGGCCGAAAGACTTTTGAATCTCTCCCCAAAGGTGCGCTTCCCAACCGCCGCAACGTTGTTCTGTCCACTCAAAAAGATTTGATCTGTCCCGGTACAGAAGTTTTTCCCTCATTGGAAGAAGCACTAAGCAGTTGCCAGCCCGACGAACACGTCTACATCATCGGCGGTGCAAGCGTTTATCGCCAGGCACTCCCCTTTGCAGATACCCTCTGCCTGACCGAAGTGGATGCAGAAGCCCCTCAGGTGGACGCCTACTTTCCCGAAGTCGCTCCGACTGTATGGCAAGAAAAAAGCAGGGAGTCCCATCCCGCAGATGAGAAGCATCCCTGCCCTTATGCATTCGTCGATTATATCCGTCGGTAG
- a CDS encoding Lrp/AsnC family transcriptional regulator: MGHHQLDTLDEQILKLIADNARIPFLEVARACNVSGAAIHQRIQKLTNLGILKGSEYVIDPEKIGYETCAYIGIYLKDPASFDAVTRALEAIPEIVECHFTTGKYDMFIKLYARNNHHLLSIIHDKLQPLGLARTETLISFHEAIKRQMPITVEEEED; this comes from the coding sequence ATGGGACATCATCAGTTGGATACTTTAGACGAACAGATTTTAAAACTTATAGCCGATAATGCACGCATTCCTTTCCTTGAAGTGGCCAGAGCTTGTAATGTATCGGGAGCAGCCATTCATCAGCGCATTCAAAAGCTGACAAACTTAGGTATATTGAAAGGTTCTGAATATGTGATTGATCCGGAGAAGATAGGATATGAAACATGCGCCTATATCGGTATCTACCTAAAGGATCCTGCTTCCTTCGATGCTGTAACGAGAGCATTGGAAGCTATTCCCGAGATTGTGGAATGCCATTTTACAACGGGCAAGTATGATATGTTCATAAAGCTTTATGCCCGCAACAACCATCATTTGCTGAGCATCATACATGATAAGTTGCAACCGCTGGGACTGGCGCGTACGGAAACCTTGATATCTTTCCATGAAGCCATCAAGCGGCAGATGCCTATAACGGTAGAAGAAGAGGAAGATTGA
- a CDS encoding IgA Peptidase M64 has protein sequence MKKYSLFLLCLMAAISLHAQSFADYFADKTLRVDYIFTGNAAKQEICLDGLSCLPSWAGRKHHLSELPLQGNGQIIMRDAANGSVIYKTSFSSLFQEWLETDEAKAVTKGFENTFLLPYPLRPAEIEITLLDPRRNVRASMKHTVSPDDILIHQKGTAHITPHKYLLQSGNTAKCIDVAILAEGYTPEEMPVFYEDAAIACESLFAHEPFRSMKKHFNIVAVASPSEDSGVSVPRLGEWKRTAFSSHFSTFYSDRYLTTSRVKSIHDALAGIPYEHIIILANTEEYGGGGIYNSYTLTTAHHSMFRPVVVHEFGHSFGGLADEYFYDNDVMTDTYPLDVEPWEQNISTRIDFTSKWKDMLAQGTPVPTPSSESGTYPVGVYEGAGYSAKGIYRPADNCRMRTNEYPTFCPVCQRAICRVIEFYTE, from the coding sequence ATGAAAAAGTATTCCTTATTCCTATTATGCCTGATGGCAGCAATATCCTTGCATGCCCAAAGTTTTGCCGATTATTTTGCAGATAAAACCCTGCGTGTCGACTATATCTTTACCGGAAATGCAGCCAAACAAGAGATATGCCTGGACGGATTGTCTTGTCTCCCCTCTTGGGCAGGAAGGAAGCATCATTTATCTGAGTTACCCCTGCAAGGAAACGGACAAATCATTATGCGAGATGCAGCCAATGGCAGCGTAATCTACAAAACATCCTTTTCTTCGCTCTTCCAGGAGTGGCTGGAAACGGATGAAGCCAAAGCGGTGACCAAAGGATTCGAAAACACCTTTCTCCTTCCCTATCCCCTCCGTCCTGCAGAAATAGAAATAACACTTCTCGACCCGCGTAGAAATGTACGGGCAAGCATGAAACATACGGTCAGTCCCGACGACATCCTGATACATCAGAAAGGTACTGCCCACATCACACCACATAAATATCTGCTGCAAAGCGGCAATACGGCCAAATGCATCGACGTAGCCATCCTTGCAGAAGGATATACTCCCGAAGAGATGCCGGTATTCTACGAAGACGCAGCCATTGCCTGCGAAAGTCTGTTTGCCCACGAACCCTTCCGGTCCATGAAAAAGCACTTCAACATTGTAGCAGTGGCCAGCCCCTCCGAAGACAGCGGAGTAAGCGTACCACGCCTCGGAGAATGGAAACGGACAGCATTCAGCTCTCATTTCAGCACATTCTATTCAGACCGGTATCTGACAACCTCCCGTGTCAAATCCATACACGATGCGCTGGCGGGAATACCGTATGAACACATCATCATCCTTGCCAATACGGAAGAATACGGAGGCGGTGGAATCTATAATTCCTATACCCTTACTACCGCCCACCATTCCATGTTCCGCCCCGTTGTGGTACATGAGTTCGGGCATAGCTTTGGCGGACTGGCCGATGAATACTTCTACGACAATGACGTGATGACAGATACCTATCCACTAGATGTGGAACCCTGGGAACAGAACATCAGCACAAGAATCGATTTCACTTCCAAATGGAAAGATATGCTTGCTCAAGGAACTCCCGTTCCTACTCCCTCTTCTGAAAGTGGAACATATCCCGTAGGCGTATATGAAGGAGCTGGCTATTCTGCCAAAGGCATCTACCGTCCGGCAGACAATTGCCGCATGCGCACCAATGAATACCCTACTTTCTGCCCGGTCTGCCAACGGGCCATCTGCCGCGTCATTGAATTTTATACTGAATAA
- a CDS encoding GNAT family N-acetyltransferase: MIRLQRITTADTDLYSYMEKLMTQSFPSEEYRELEELRKYTDTKTHFYNNIIFHNNTPVGLITYWDFGHFYYIEHFAIDPAQRNGGYGKSVLNHLCQLLKHPIVLEVEIPEEEMAKRRINFYQRQGFSLWEKPYQQPPYKTGDNYLPMLIMAYGDIECGKDFDSVKEHIYREVYNVKS; the protein is encoded by the coding sequence ATGATCAGACTTCAACGTATTACAACAGCTGACACAGACTTGTACAGCTACATGGAGAAATTAATGACTCAATCGTTCCCTTCAGAGGAGTACCGGGAACTGGAGGAATTGCGCAAGTATACAGATACCAAAACGCACTTCTATAACAATATCATCTTCCATAACAACACCCCGGTAGGTCTCATCACTTACTGGGATTTCGGACATTTTTACTATATAGAGCATTTTGCCATTGACCCCGCACAGCGTAACGGCGGATATGGAAAGAGCGTACTGAACCATTTATGCCAACTCTTAAAACATCCCATCGTCTTGGAAGTGGAAATACCCGAAGAAGAAATGGCTAAACGCCGCATTAACTTCTATCAACGGCAAGGATTCTCCTTATGGGAAAAGCCCTACCAACAACCACCCTATAAAACAGGCGACAACTACCTGCCTATGCTCATCATGGCCTATGGAGATATAGAATGTGGAAAGGATTTTGACTCTGTAAAGGAACACATCTACCGCGAAGTATATAATGTGAAATCTTAA
- a CDS encoding ExbD/TolR family protein gives MGKFNKTGKRGMPALNTSSLPDLIFTLLFFFMIVTTMREVTLKVEFKVPQATELEKLEKKSLVTFIYVGKPTAEFRKKLGNESRIQLNDSYAEVAEIQDYIIGERASMKEEDQPQMTVSLKVDQDTKMGIVTDIKEALRKAYALKINYSAQPRQ, from the coding sequence ATGGGAAAATTTAATAAGACTGGTAAACGTGGAATGCCGGCGTTGAACACTTCTTCTCTGCCTGACCTTATCTTCACCTTGTTGTTCTTCTTCATGATTGTAACAACGATGCGTGAGGTAACATTGAAGGTTGAGTTTAAGGTTCCGCAAGCTACAGAATTGGAGAAACTTGAAAAGAAGTCTTTGGTTACGTTTATCTATGTAGGAAAACCTACTGCCGAATTTCGTAAGAAGTTAGGTAATGAGAGCCGTATCCAGTTGAACGACAGCTATGCTGAAGTTGCTGAAATTCAAGATTACATTATTGGTGAACGTGCCAGTATGAAGGAAGAAGATCAGCCGCAGATGACAGTGTCTTTGAAAGTTGACCAAGATACGAAAATGGGTATCGTAACAGATATCAAAGAAGCGCTTCGTAAGGCTTATGCTTTGAAGATTAACTATTCTGCGCAACCGCGTCAGTAA
- a CDS encoding ExbD/TolR family protein: protein MAKKKREVPEINSSSTADIAFLLLIFFLITTSMDTDRGLARRLPPPPEKDQKLDDAKKKERNVLQVFLNMQDQLMCGNDYITVDQLRAKAKEFIANPYNEDTKPEKISKNVPFFGTVQVTEGHVISLRCDRGSSYKAYMSVQNELVAAYNELRDELAQEKWQKNYMELDQEQQDAIREIYSQKISEAEPKKYGEKK from the coding sequence ATGGCTAAAAAGAAAAGAGAAGTTCCTGAAATTAACTCAAGTTCTACTGCGGACATCGCTTTCTTGTTGCTGATTTTCTTCTTGATTACAACATCTATGGATACCGACCGTGGTTTGGCAAGACGTTTGCCGCCTCCACCGGAAAAGGACCAGAAGTTGGACGATGCAAAGAAGAAGGAACGCAACGTATTGCAAGTCTTCTTGAACATGCAGGACCAGTTAATGTGCGGGAATGATTATATTACTGTTGACCAATTGCGTGCAAAAGCAAAAGAATTTATTGCCAATCCGTATAACGAAGATACAAAACCGGAAAAGATTTCTAAGAATGTTCCTTTCTTCGGTACAGTACAAGTGACGGAAGGCCATGTGATTTCTTTGCGTTGTGACCGTGGTTCTTCATACAAAGCATATATGTCTGTACAGAATGAGTTGGTAGCAGCTTATAACGAGTTGCGTGATGAATTGGCTCAGGAAAAGTGGCAGAAGAATTATATGGAGTTGGATCAAGAACAACAAGATGCAATTCGTGAAATTTATTCTCAGAAGATTTCTGAGGCAGAACCTAAAAAGTACGGAGAAAAGAAGTAA
- a CDS encoding MotA/TolQ/ExbB proton channel family protein, translating to MKKLFAIVAVMGVLTFGSTQLAQAQDAPAAEQTEQAAVAPAADAAAPAAMEATEGGIHKELKTKFIEGTASFMSLVAIALVIGLAFCIERIIYLSLAEINTKKFLAAIEAALEKGDVEAAKDIARNTRGPIASIYYQGLMRIDQGIDVVEKSVVSYGGVQAGYLEKGCSWITLFIAMAPSLGFLGTVIGMVQAFDKIQQVGDISPTVVAGGMKVALITTIFGLIVALILQVFYNYILAKIEALTSEMEDSSISLLDMVIKYDLKYKK from the coding sequence ATGAAAAAGTTATTTGCAATTGTTGCTGTGATGGGAGTCTTAACATTTGGCTCAACTCAACTTGCTCAGGCTCAAGATGCTCCTGCAGCTGAACAAACTGAACAAGCAGCTGTAGCACCTGCTGCTGACGCTGCTGCTCCTGCCGCTATGGAAGCTACAGAAGGTGGTATCCACAAAGAACTCAAAACTAAGTTTATTGAAGGTACTGCATCTTTCATGAGTTTGGTAGCTATCGCATTGGTTATCGGTCTTGCATTCTGTATTGAACGTATCATTTATTTGAGCTTGGCTGAAATCAACACAAAGAAGTTCTTGGCTGCTATTGAAGCTGCTTTGGAAAAAGGTGACGTTGAAGCTGCTAAAGACATCGCACGTAACACTAGAGGTCCTATCGCTTCTATCTACTATCAAGGTCTGATGAGAATTGACCAAGGTATCGACGTAGTAGAAAAGTCAGTAGTTTCTTACGGTGGTGTACAAGCTGGTTACCTGGAAAAAGGTTGCTCTTGGATTACACTGTTCATCGCTATGGCTCCGTCTTTGGGATTCTTGGGTACTGTAATCGGTATGGTGCAGGCATTTGATAAGATCCAGCAGGTAGGTGATATCTCTCCGACGGTTGTAGCAGGTGGTATGAAGGTTGCCTTGATTACAACTATCTTCGGTTTGATCGTTGCCTTGATTCTGCAGGTATTCTATAACTACATCCTGGCTAAGATTGAAGCTTTGACCAGCGAAATGGAAGATTCTTCTATCTCTCTGTTGGATATGGTTATCAAATATGACTTGAAATACAAAAAATAA
- a CDS encoding TatD family hydrolase, with the protein MRLIDSHSHLFLEEFAEDLPQVMARAREAGVTHIFMPNIDSTTIGPMLRVCREYKGYCYPMIGLHPTSVGADYEKELEIVARELASPNEFVAVGEIGMDLYWDKTFLREQQRVLDKQIEWALEYGLPVVLHCREAFDHIYNVLKPYQQTPLKGIFHSFTGTSEEACRIMEFADFMIGINGVVTFKKSTLPEVLKNIPLERIVLETDSPYLTPVPNRGKRNESAYVKDTLVKVAGIYGNSPEKVAQVTSDNALKVFGMLK; encoded by the coding sequence ATGAGATTGATTGATTCACATTCCCATCTTTTTTTAGAAGAGTTTGCAGAGGATTTGCCTCAAGTGATGGCTCGTGCCCGTGAGGCAGGAGTCACGCATATTTTTATGCCCAATATCGATAGTACCACCATAGGACCTATGCTTCGGGTGTGCCGTGAATATAAAGGGTATTGCTATCCGATGATTGGATTGCACCCTACCTCTGTGGGTGCGGATTATGAAAAGGAGTTGGAAATAGTGGCCCGGGAGCTGGCTTCACCGAATGAATTTGTTGCGGTTGGCGAGATTGGTATGGACTTGTATTGGGATAAGACTTTTCTTAGAGAGCAGCAAAGGGTGTTGGACAAGCAGATTGAGTGGGCTTTGGAATACGGTTTGCCGGTAGTGCTGCATTGTAGGGAAGCGTTTGACCATATATATAATGTGTTGAAACCCTATCAGCAGACTCCTTTGAAAGGAATTTTCCATAGTTTTACGGGAACCTCGGAAGAGGCCTGCAGGATTATGGAATTTGCGGATTTCATGATAGGAATAAATGGTGTGGTGACTTTCAAGAAATCAACTTTGCCCGAAGTCTTGAAGAATATTCCTTTGGAACGCATCGTGCTGGAAACCGATTCCCCTTATCTGACTCCGGTTCCCAATCGAGGCAAGAGGAACGAAAGCGCATATGTTAAGGATACTTTGGTAAAGGTGGCCGGAATCTATGGGAACTCTCCTGAAAAGGTGGCCCAGGTTACTTCTGATAACGCTTTAAAAGTGTTCGGAATGCTCAAATAA
- a CDS encoding polyprenyl synthetase family protein, with protein sequence MFTASELLERINSHIAELQFTRTPQGLYAPVTYVLSMGGKRIRPVLMLMAYNLYQEDITRIFNPATGIEVYHNYTLLHDDLMDRADRRRGKETVHKVWDDNAAILSGDAMLVLAYQFMAQCPVEHLKEVMDIFSLTALEICEGQQLDMEFEHRKDVKAEEYLEMIRLKTSVLLAASLKIGALLGGASSEDAEQLYDFGMNLGVAFQLKDDFLDVYGDAAVFGKNIGGDILCNKKTYMLIKAFEHADEEQLTRLNAWVDAVAFNPEEKVAAVTELYNRIGVKELCEKKMEEYCERAMESLLAVKVADEKKEELKNLMANLMHREV encoded by the coding sequence ATGTTTACAGCTTCCGAGCTTTTAGAAAGAATAAATTCTCATATTGCAGAATTGCAGTTTACCCGTACTCCTCAAGGTTTATATGCTCCCGTTACCTATGTGTTGTCCATGGGCGGAAAAAGAATCCGTCCGGTATTGATGTTGATGGCCTACAATCTGTATCAGGAGGATATTACCCGTATTTTTAACCCTGCAACGGGGATTGAAGTGTATCATAATTATACTCTTTTGCATGACGACTTGATGGACCGTGCAGACCGTCGCCGTGGTAAGGAGACGGTACATAAAGTTTGGGATGACAATGCTGCCATCCTTTCGGGGGATGCAATGCTTGTATTAGCTTATCAGTTTATGGCTCAATGCCCGGTTGAACACCTGAAAGAGGTGATGGATATATTTAGCCTGACTGCACTGGAAATCTGTGAAGGACAGCAGCTGGATATGGAGTTTGAACATCGGAAGGATGTGAAGGCAGAGGAGTATCTGGAAATGATTCGTCTGAAAACTTCGGTATTGTTGGCTGCAAGCTTGAAGATTGGCGCTCTTTTGGGAGGGGCTTCTTCTGAAGATGCGGAGCAGTTGTATGATTTTGGCATGAACTTGGGTGTCGCTTTTCAGTTGAAAGATGATTTCCTGGATGTTTATGGCGATGCTGCCGTCTTTGGAAAGAATATTGGAGGTGATATTCTGTGCAATAAAAAGACCTACATGCTGATAAAGGCTTTTGAACATGCGGATGAGGAGCAGTTGACCCGCTTGAATGCTTGGGTGGATGCTGTTGCATTCAACCCGGAGGAGAAAGTTGCTGCGGTGACGGAACTGTATAACCGGATTGGCGTCAAGGAACTGTGTGAGAAAAAGATGGAAGAGTATTGTGAACGCGCAATGGAAAGTCTGTTGGCGGTGAAGGTGGCAGATGAAAAGAAAGAGGAATTGAAGAACCTGATGGCTAACCTGATGCATCGGGAAGTATAA
- a CDS encoding energy transducer TonB, whose product MEIKKSPKADLESKKSTWLLVGYVIVLAFMFVAFEWTKRDIKIDTSQAITDVFFEEEIIPITEQPEQVTPPPPEAPSIAETLTIVEDDADVEETAIVSSEELNQAVEIKYVPVAVEEEEPEEQTIFEVVEQMPEFPNGGMAGLMQYLSKNIKYPTIAQENGTQGRVTVQFVVNKDGSIVDAKVLRGVDPYLDKEAVRVIMGMPKWKPGMQRGKPVRVKYTVPVMFRLQ is encoded by the coding sequence ATGGAAATTAAGAAATCACCTAAGGCAGACCTGGAGAGTAAGAAGTCGACTTGGCTGCTTGTCGGTTATGTAATCGTGCTCGCTTTCATGTTTGTTGCGTTCGAGTGGACAAAGCGTGACATCAAGATTGACACGAGCCAGGCTATTACCGACGTATTTTTTGAAGAGGAAATCATCCCTATTACAGAACAGCCGGAGCAGGTTACTCCTCCGCCTCCCGAAGCCCCTTCAATTGCAGAGACGTTGACTATCGTTGAAGACGATGCTGACGTGGAAGAAACGGCCATTGTATCTTCTGAAGAATTGAACCAGGCTGTGGAAATCAAATATGTTCCCGTAGCAGTGGAAGAGGAAGAACCGGAAGAACAGACTATCTTCGAGGTGGTAGAACAGATGCCTGAGTTCCCGAATGGTGGTATGGCTGGTTTGATGCAGTATTTGAGCAAGAATATTAAATATCCTACTATTGCACAGGAAAACGGAACTCAAGGCCGTGTAACTGTACAGTTCGTGGTTAATAAGGACGGTAGTATCGTAGATGCTAAAGTTCTGAGAGGCGTTGACCCGTATTTGGACAAAGAAGCTGTCCGCGTGATTATGGGCATGCCGAAGTGGAAACCCGGTATGCAGCGTGGTAAACCCGTTCGTGTTAAGTATACCGTGCCTGTAATGTTTAGATTGCAGTAA
- the cmk gene encoding (d)CMP kinase: MKKITIAIDGFSSCGKSTMAKDLAREIGYIYIDSGAMYRAVTLYSIENGIFQGDRIDAEKLKSLIKDIHISFRLNPETGRPDTYLNGVNVENKIRTMEVSSRVSPIATLDFVREAMVAQQQEMGKAKGIVMDGRDIGTTVFPDAELKIFVTATPEIRAQRRYDELKAKGEEASFDEILENVKQRDYIDQNRDVSPLRKASDALLLDNSHLSISQQKEWLAEQFERVIKEKN, encoded by the coding sequence ATGAAAAAGATAACAATAGCAATCGACGGTTTTTCCTCTTGCGGGAAAAGCACTATGGCCAAAGACCTCGCCCGCGAAATCGGTTACATATATATAGATAGTGGTGCCATGTATCGGGCAGTAACATTATATAGTATAGAGAATGGTATTTTCCAGGGTGACCGCATAGATGCCGAAAAACTGAAAAGTCTAATAAAGGATATACATATTTCTTTCCGCCTGAACCCCGAAACCGGACGCCCGGATACCTACCTGAACGGAGTAAATGTAGAAAACAAAATCCGTACCATGGAAGTATCTTCACGTGTCAGCCCCATTGCAACATTGGATTTCGTACGCGAAGCTATGGTGGCACAGCAACAAGAGATGGGCAAGGCCAAGGGTATCGTTATGGATGGGCGCGACATCGGCACTACCGTTTTTCCGGATGCCGAGCTGAAAATTTTTGTAACCGCCACCCCCGAGATACGGGCACAACGCCGCTATGACGAACTAAAGGCCAAAGGGGAAGAAGCCAGCTTTGACGAAATTCTGGAAAATGTGAAACAACGGGACTATATTGACCAAAACCGGGATGTAAGTCCGCTGCGCAAAGCTTCTGACGCTTTATTGTTGGACAACAGCCACCTGAGCATTTCCCAACAAAAGGAATGGCTGGCGGAACAATTCGAACGGGTTATAAAGGAGAAGAACTGA